Genomic DNA from Theobroma cacao cultivar B97-61/B2 chromosome 3, Criollo_cocoa_genome_V2, whole genome shotgun sequence:
caaatattaaaatgaaaataacattttgactaaagtaattattaattataagagtttatttgattaaaaataaaagtacaaaacttatttgattcaaaataaaaatataaaaatttgattaaatgtaataaaaatagaaaaacttatttaaattttttaaaataatttaaaaacttttttagaCATTATGCCATCTACCTTCTATCCattaatagtaaaaaaatagTTTCTTCACTCATGTGGaaggaaattaaattttgatggGGGTAATTTATTCATTCCGCAATTTGCTATATATGCTACTATGAATATGATGATATAATGTTGACATGAGCATCACGGTCTATCTTCTTTGAAAATCAGTACTTTTTAAGTGTGATAATGTACAGTTGAAAGTGAAAGTATATGCTTCTCACCAAAAGCATTAAACATCAATTATTTGTAGTGGACCAACGACGTCCAATTATAATTGTAAAACCCTTTTTTGGACACGCACTGTGAAAAAGGAGTGTAACTTCTTTCCTCGTCTTTCTGATCAAGAAGCCATCAAGGCCGGCATCAGGAAAATGGTCTTTCtgatcaatatttttttcttttttaaaaacaaagttTTCTTTGACTATGTCGTAGGAAAAAGTGAGTCTTATTTGATATTAAAAGCTTTCTtaattgtatattttttttaatatatgaaatgagAGTGACAAATTTAAACTACAATCTACATTTGGGAAGTCAAATGTAGCTATCATAAGTTATTACTTCATTCATCAATCAATTTTCGGTTATGAATATTCCCACAATGAATGCTTAAATGGGTCATTTCCGATTTAGCCAATTTTAGAAGTATTATAAGAAACAGTTTCTCAATCATTCGGGCTTATACGTgaatgattttcattttctccgGAATCAATCCAATTACGCGCTTGGGCTTTGCTCTGGAGAAGATGGCGCCCAGATGGGCTTTGGCGTACCATATCGTTGCTTGATCTGATATATGAATGCCCAATCAATTTTTGTCCAGTTTTGAGTGTTGAGTTTCCTGCCTTTTAACCAGGCGTTGGGTGGCAAATGAATGTAGTAGCCTACGCCGTAAACGGCAATTTATGTTGTTTGATTCTTCTTTTGGTATGatatttaaaaaactttttgaattattaaaaaaaattttatattataacaTGTTTAACATGTTATAAGATGATGATGTAGTACGCCAATACGTGATATTTTCAATCtttatatcaacatcatataagaataaaatgacaaatgacatTTTAATAGAAGACTTTTAATGAAATCTtagtgaaatttttattgtaaaagtttatttggtttaaaataaaaatgtagagatttgatttattagaatataaaaataaagatttatttaaaaattttaaaataattcagaGAATTTTTAATAGATTACTAAAGAAAGGTCCTGCAATGCTGTGAGCCCAATCaacttaaaatgaaaaaaagtccaaaaatataaaaccagAATAAAAATAGTGAAGGTTTAAGCCCTaagaaatataaattcaaaaagttcaaaattagTCTGAAATTTCTCATGAACTTGAATTCAACTCAAATCAAACTATCATGTGTCAAACAATTAAGTTATACGGGTGTCaaccaattaatttatttaaaaataatttttaatatacgtaaatttttttaaaaaattaaattagataagttacttcaatatttcaaactttataTTAAGACATAAATATTTGGAATTATCTTATTGAATGAAAtggataaattttaaattcagaGCTAtttatgtaaagaaaaaaactctaattcattaaatatatacaatGTTAGTTTAAAGCCTTTTTTTTAGTCAATTAAAGTCGCCTTATTATTGGGTATAATCTTTCTCGGAGAACAGTTAGAGcttaaaatatgtaattcTTAAAATCTACAAGTTTaagaattaaacaaatttcTTAGATAAAAAACGTTAGTCccatttaaaactttttaacgAATTTTGTGCCTAGAAAAGGATAACTCTATGTTTCATGAAACATAGAGAGATGGTCACAATTAGAGCATCCAAACGTCGGCGTTTCTCTTTTACGAGGTTATATTTGGGGAAAGCCAACGGTTGCTTTTTCAAATTGGGATGTTCAGGATTTTAAGCTCCAGTACAGTGTGATTACGATCCGCCTAGGTTAATGGCAAGGAGACGAAAACCAAACAGAAGGAAACCAATGGGGGAAAAGGAGGTGATAGAGATATCACCTTCACCGGCAGTCAAAGATAAGTGGTTACAAAACCTGAAACGTAAACAGGAGAAGGAAGAGGAGGATGGGAGTCCCCTGAGACCCATATTTTGTTTGAAGAAGAACATGGACATGAAGCGCATTGAGGAGATGGAGGATTGCTTTATTCTTGATTTTAACCCTTTCGATTCAGTTGATATTGCCATGCTGTCCGCCACCAACGACGGCGATGATGTTGATCTCTCTGTCGTGGCTGAGAAGGGCCaggtttttctttatttcttttgttgcaTGCTCTTCTTTAAATTCCCTTCCTTGCGAACATGGTTTGCTTAGTTGCTGAGGAAATTTACACTTACTAGAGTAAAACAGGGAGTTAAAAGTCGTTCAATTCGGTTCCGGTTGTTATTGCTATTTTACGATCCAAACCCTAACGGCAATGCTTATCTTTGTCTTTCTTCTTGTCTCTGGTTAGTTGGCTTGTAGAG
This window encodes:
- the LOC18605870 gene encoding uncharacterized protein LOC18605870 — its product is MARRRKPNRRKPMGEKEVIEISPSPAVKDKWLQNLKRKQEKEEEDGSPLRPIFCLKKNMDMKRIEEMEDCFILDFNPFDSVDIAMLSATNDGDDVDLSVVAEKGQLACRDYPHSRHLCLQFHFDATPHERHCHQCYCYVCDSAAPCGNWMTHCHASEHVDDWKFQRKSRLKVRPSKL